Within the Comamonadaceae bacterium OTU4NAUVB1 genome, the region CTTCCACGCGCACGCCCGCCCGATGCTGGTGGAGCGCGAGGCCACGCACCGCGCCATCGCCCTGGCCGAGCTGGTGGACGTGCCGATCCTGATCGTCCACGTCTCCGGGCGCGAGGCGGTCGAGCAGATCCGCTGGGCCCGCGCGCACGGCCTCAACGTGTTCGCCGAGACCTGTCCGCAGTACCTGTTCCTGACGGCCGAGGACCTGGGCATCGACGACAGCTACAAGGGCGCGAAGTGCGTGTGCAGCCCGCCGCCGCGCGACAAGGCCAACCAGCAGGTGATCTGGGACGCCCTGACCGACGGCCTGTTCTCGGTCTTCTCCTCCGACCACGCGCCTTTCAAGTACGACGCGCCCGAGGGCAAGAAGCCCGACGGCGAGGAGGTCGCCTTCCGCCACATCCCCAACGGCATCCCGGGCCTGGAGACGCGCATGCCGCTGCTGTGGTCCGAGGGCGTGCTGACCGGGCGCATGACCGAGCACCGCTTCGTCGAGCTGACCGCCACCGGCCCGGCCAAGGCCTACGGGCTGCACCCGCGCAAGGGGACCATCGCCATCGGCGCCGATGCCGACTTGGTGATCTGGGACGAGCGCGAGGTGGCGCTGAGCAACGCGCTGCTGCACCACGAGGTCGACTACACGCCCTACGAGGGCATGACGCTCAAGGCCTGGCCGGGCCTCACCCTCGCCCGGGGCGAGGTGGTGTGGGACGGCACGGATTTCCACCCCCGGCGCGGGCGCGGCGAGCTGCTGGCCTGCGGCCTGCCCACGCTGATGCCGCGCCGCCGCTGAGGAAGGGACGGCCCCGATGCGACTGCTCGTCATCAACCCCAACATCTCCGACAGCGTCACGGCGCTGATCGAGGCCGAGGCCCGGCGCAGCGCCGAGCCCGGTACCGAGCTGACGATGAGGACCGCCGCCTTCGGCGTCGCCTACATCGAGACGCGCTTCGAGGCGCTGATCGGCGCCTACGCCACCGCGCAGCTGGCCGCCGAGCACCACGCGGGCCACGACGCGGTGATCGTCGCGGCCTTCGGCGACCCCGGCCTGGCCGCCCTGCGCGAGGCGTTGCCCGTGCCGGTGCTGGGCATGACCGAGTCGGCGCTGGCCACCGCCTGCCTGCTGGGCCACCGCTTCTCGATCGTCGCGATCTCGCAGCGCATCCAGGCCTGGTACCGCGAGATGGTGGAGAGCCACGGGCTGATCGGCCGGCTGGCGAGCATCCGCGCGCTCGACCGGCCCCTGGCCAGCATCGGCGGCGTGCAGGACGAGCACGCCGACGCGCTGCTGGCGCTGTGCGAGCGCGCGGTGCGCGAGGACGGCGCCGAGGTCATCGTGCTGGCCGGGGCGCCGCTCGCGGGACTCGCGCGCGCGCTGCGCGGGCGCCTGCCGGTGCCGGTGGTCGACGGCGTCTCCAGCGCCGTGCGGCACGCGGCCACGCTGGTGGCGCTGGCGCCGGGCCGGGCCACGGCCGGCAGCTTCGCGCCGCCGCCGGCCAAGCCCCACCAGGGCCTGCCCGAGGCCATCGCGCGGCTGCTCGACGCCCGCGCGCCGCGCTGACCGCGCCCCACGCCGCGGGCGGGAAACCGTCGCCCGGCATAGAGTGCGTCGGATGAACGCCGCCACCCCCGCCTCCCCGCCACGCCACCGCACCACCGACATTCCCGCCCGCCTCGACCGCCTGCCCTGGTCGCGCTGGCACTGGCGCGTGGTGATCGCGCTGGGCATCGCCTGGGTGCTCGACGGCCTGGAGGTGACGCTGGTCGGCTCGGTGGGCAGCGTGCTGGAGCGCCCGGACACGCTGGGGCTGTCGGCCGCGCAGATCGGCGGGGCGGGCTCGCTCTACATCGGCGGCGCGGTGCTCGGCGCGCTGGTCTTCGGGCGCATGGCCGACCGGCTGGGGCGCAAGAAGCTGTTCCTCATCACGCTGGCGGTCTATACGGCGGCGAGCTTCGCGACCGCGTTCTCGACCGACTTCCTGTTCTTCGCGGTCTGCCGCTTCATCACCGGCGTGGGCATCGGCGGCGAGTACGCGGCGATCAACTCGGCCATCGACGAGCTGATCCCGGCGCGCGTGCGCGGGCGCGTCAACCTCGCGATCAACGGCAGCTTCTGGCTCGGCGCGGCCATGGGCGCGGGCCTGAGCCTGGTGCTGCTGGACCCGCGCGTGCTCGGGCCGGTGTGGGGCTGGCGCGTGGGCTTCGGGCTGGGCGCGCTGCTGGCGCTGTCGATCCTGCTGATCCGGCGCGACGTGCCCGAGAGCCCGCGCTGGCTGATGGCGCACGGCCGCGAGGCCGAGGCCCTGGCCGTGATCGAGGCCATCGAGGCCCGCGTCGCGGCCGAGCACGGCCCGCTGCCGCCGGTGCCCCTCGCGCAGCATCACGCCTTCGTGGCCGGCGGCACGGCGCCGTCGCTGCGGCGGGTGGCGCAGGTGCTGTTCCACCGCTATCGCCAGCGCAGCATCGTCGCGCTGGCGCTGATGGTGTCGCAGGCCTTCTTCTACAACGCGATCTTCTTCACCTACGCGCTGGTGCTCACGCGCTTCCACGGCGTGCCGGCCGGGCGCGTGGCGCTCTACATCTTCCCGTTCGCGCTGGGCAACGTGCTCGGCCCGCTGCTGCTGGGCCCGCTGTTCGACCGCGTGGGGCGGCGCAGGATGATCGCGCTGACGTACACGCTGTCGGGCGTCGGCCTGGCGCTCACCGGGGCCGCCTTCATGGCCGGCTGGCTCGACGCGCTGACGCAGGCGCTGTGCTGGTCGGCGGTGTTCTTCCTCGCCTCGGCGGCGGCGAGCTCGGCCTACCTGACGGTCAGCGAGGTGTTCCCGCTGGAGATGCGCGCGCTGGCCATCTCGCTGTTCTACGCCGTGGGCACGGGCGCCGGCGGCTTCGCCGCGCCGTTCCTGTTCGGCCTGCTGATCGAGACCGGCAGCCGGGGCGCGGTGGCCGCGGGCTATGCCCTGGGCGCCGTGCTGGTCGTGGCCGCCGGCCTGATCGCGCTGCGCTGGGGCGTGGACGCGGAGCGGCGCTCGCTGGAGGACATCGCCCCGCCGATGGGCAGCGAGGACGGATCGCGCTACTCGACCTGAACGTTGCCTTCCCTGGCGATCCGGGCGAACCGGGCGGTCTCCGAGGCGATGCGCGCCTCGAACTCCTCCACCGAGCCCCCCAGGGGTTCGCAGCCGCCCAGGGCGATGCGCTTGACGAATTCCGGGCTCCGGATGACCGCCAGCATCTGGGCGTTGAGGCGCGCCACGATCGGCTTGGGGGTCGCCGCCGGGGCGAGCACGCCGTACCAGGTCTCGATGCCGAAGCCCTTTAGGCCCGCCTCCTCCAGGGTCGGCACGTCCGGCAGGAACGGCGTGCGCGCGCGCGTCGTCACGGCCAGGGCGCGCAGCTTGCCGGTGGCGATGTGCTGCGTCAGCGTCGTGATGCTGTCGAAGGACATGTTGACCTGGCCGCCGAGCAGGTCGGTGGTGAGCGGCGCGCTGCCCTTGTAGGGCACGTGCAGCAGGGTGGTGCCGGTCGAGCTCTGGAACAGCATGCCCATGAGGTGCTGGGCGGTGCCGTTGCCGTTCGAGCCGAAGGACAGCCGGCCGGGCGACGCCTTGGCCAGCGCGACGAGTTCCGCGACGTTCCTGGCGGGCGTGAACTCGGGATTCACGACCAGCGCGTTGGGCACCATCGCCACGGTCGTGATCGGCGCGAGGTCCTGCGTGAAATCGTAGGGCAGCTTCCGGTAGACGCTCGGCGCGATGGTGTGGTGCACCGCGCCCATCAGCAGCGTGTGGCCGTCGGGCCGGGACTTGGCCACGTGGTCCGCGCCCAGGGTGGTGCCAGCGCCGGGCCGGTTCTCCACGACGACCGGCTGACCGAGGCTGCGGCCGAGCTGGTCGCCCAGCGCGCGCGCCACGAGGTCGGTGGTGCCGCCGGCCGCGAAGGGCACCACGATGACGACCGGCCGGGTGGGCCAGTCCTGGGCGAAGGCGCCGCGGGCGGCGGCGGCGAGGCAGGCGCCGGTGAGCAGGGCCGCGCGGCGTGTCGGGCGAAGGTTCATGTCATGTCTCCTGGGGTGCGCGGGGGTAGCCGGGCATGGCGAAGCCGATGGCTTCCAGGTCGCCGCGAAGCCGGCGCCCGGCGTCCTCGCCGAGCGGGGTCAGCGGCGGGCGGACGGTCCGCCAGACCGGCTGGCCGGCGTGCAGGGCCACGGCATGCTTCATGGCGGGGATCATGCTGGCGCCCTGGAACGCCTGGCGGACCCGGTCGGCCGCGCGCTGCAGGTCGGGCCCCTCGGGGCCGCGCCAGCCCTCGATCAGGCGCTGGATGCCCCCCGGGTTCACGTTCACGGTGGCGCTGATGCAGCCGGCCGCGCCCAGCGGGAGCGCCGCCGACAGGAGCGATTCGCTGGCGGGAAAGACATCGAAGCCGCCGGCGGCGAAGTTCTCGAGCAACGCGCGGGTGTTGTCCCAGTCGCCCGAGGAGTCCTTGGCGCCCGCGATCACGCCTGGGTAGCGCGCGAGCAGGCGCTCGACGAGCGCGGGCGTGACGGGCACGCAGGTGAACTGGGGGATGTGATAGAGGTAGATGGGCGCGCAGCCGCTGCCCACGCGCTCGATGAGCTCGGCGTAATAGGCGAACACGCCGTCCTCGGAGACGCCCTTGAAGAAGAACGGCGGCAGCACCAGGAGGCCGCCCGCGCCCGCCCGGCTCGCGTGACGCGAGAGCGCCACCGCGTCGGACAGCGCGCAGGCGCCCGTCCCGGGCATGAGCCGGCCGGCCGGGACGCCGGCCTCCAGCAGCGCGTCGGTCAGCGCGATGCGCTCGCCGGTGGACAGGGACGCGGCCTCGGAGTTGGTGCCGAAGACCGCCAGGCCGACGCCATGCCCGGCGAGCCAGCGGCAATGGGCGACGAACCGCTCGGTGTCGGGCGCCAGGTCGGCCGTGAACGGGGTGAGGACCGGCGCCAGCGCGCCGCGGATTCTGTGCGTCATGACGCCGGAGTCTCGTGGACGCCCGGGGGCGGAACCCGCCGCGACCAGACAGTCAGACAACAAGATTCTTATGTTCCGCGCCACCGGCGCCCGTACATTCGCCGCATGGACACGCGCTACCTGCAGAGCTTCGTGGCCGTGGTCGAACTGGGGTCGATGGCCGAAGCCGCGCGACGCCTGGACCTGACCCCGGCGGCCATCGCCGCGCGCGTGAAGGCGCTGGAGGCCGACCTCGGCATCGCCCTGGTGCAGCGCTCGGGCCGGTCCGTGCGGCCGACGGAGGCCGGCCTCGGGATGCTCGAGCGCGCGCGCAACCTGCTGCGCGAGGTGCGCGACCTGCGCGCGGCCGCGGACGACGGCATGTCCCCGGGGGAACTGCGCCTGGGCGTCTTCGGATCGGCCATGACGGGCGTGCTGCCGCCGGTGCTCAGGCGCCTCTACGACCGGCATCCCGCGCTGTCCGTGCTGGTCCTCCAGGGCAGTTCGGTCGAGCTGTGCCGGCAGGTGGCCGCCGGCGCGCTGGACGCGGCCATCGTGGTGGAGCCGCAGTTCGCCATCGGCAAGGGCTGCGAGTGGAGCCTGCTGATCGAGGAGCCGCTGCTGGTGGTGGCGCCCCGACGCCTGCAGGGCGGATCGGCCCACGACCTCCTGGCCCGCCAGCCCTTCATCCGCTACGACCGCTCGGTCCTCGGCGGCCAGCTGGCCGACCGCTACCTGCGCGACCACGGCATCGCGGTGCGCCAGCGCCTGGAGATCGACAGCCTCATGGCCATCGCCGCGTTCGTGGACCAGGGACTGGGCGTCGCCCTGCTGCCCGACTGGGCGCCCATGTGGCACAGCGGTTTCGACATCGTCCGCCTCCCGCTGCCCGGGCGCGCGCCGGTGCGGCGCATGGGCGTCGTGTGGGCGAAGCAGGGACCGCGGGCGACCCTCGCCCGGGCGCTGCTCGACGAAGCCCGGGCGCTCTACGGGGGACCACAATAAATTTGTTGTCTGTCGCTGGTGGCGCCGCTTCGTCGCGGCCCGCGCGTTCGTCACACTGGCCAGGCCCCGTCCCCTCATCACGAAGAAAGCGCCAAGACCATGCAAGAAGCGGAAAAATCACCTTTCGAACCGGACGCGGACATGGTCGACGCCGGCATGCGCAAGGGCCTGACCAGCTATGGCGACCAGGGCTTCTCCCTGTTCCTGAGAAAGGCCTTCATCAAGGGCGCCGGCTACACCGACACCGCGCTGGACCGGCCGGTCGTGGGCATCGCCAACACGGGCAGCGCCTACAACCCCTGCCATGGCAACGCGCCGCAGCTCATCGAGGCGGTCAAGCGCGGGGTGATGCTCGCCGGCGGCCTGCCGATGGACTTTCCCACCATCTCCATCCACGAGAGCTTCGCCGCGCCCACGAGCATGTACCTGCGCAACCTCATGGCGATGGACACCGAGGAGATGGTGCGGGCCCAGCCGATGGACGCGGTCGTCCTCATCGGCGGGTGCGACAAGACCGTGCCGGCGCAGCTCATGGGCGCCGCCTCCGCCGGCATTCCGGCCATCCAGCTCATCACCGGCTCGATGCTGACGGGCAGCCACCGGGGCGAGCGGGTGGGCGCCTGCACGGACTGCCGCCGCTACTGGGGGCGCTTCCGTGCCGGCGAGATCGACGTGCAGGAATCGGTGGACGTCAACAACCAGCTCGTCGCCAGCGTGGGCACCTGCTCGGTGATGGGCACGGCCAGCACCATGGCGTGCATCGCCGAGGCCCTGGGCATGACGGTGCCGGGGGGCGCCTCGCCACCGGCCGTGACGGCCGAGCGCATCCGCGTCGCCGAGCAGACCGGCGCGCAGGCGGTGGCGATGGCGCGCACCGGCCTGACCATCGACAGGATCCTCACGCCCGATGCCTTCGAGAACGCGATGCGGGTGCTGCTGGCCATCGGCGGCTCGACCAACGGCATCGTCCACCTGGCCGCCATCGCCGGACGCATGGGCCTGGAGATCGACATGGCCGCGCTCGACCGCATGGGGCGCGAGACGCCGGTGCTGCTGGACCTGAAGCCGTCCGGCCAGCACTACATGGAGGACTTCCACGCCGCCGGCGGCATGGCCACGCTGCTGCGCGAACTCCGGCCGCTGATGAAGCTGGACGCCCTGACCGTGACGGGCCGCACCCTGGGCGAGGAACTCGACCGGGCCGGCCCGGGTTTCAGGCAGGACGTCGTGCGCCCGATGGCCGACCCCATCTACCCGCAAGGCGCCATCGCCGTGCTCCGGGGCAACCTCGCGCCCGGCGGCGCCATCATCAAGCAGTCGGCGGCCGACCCGCGCCTCATGGAGCACGAGGGCCGCGCGGTGGTCTTCGAGGGCATCGAGGACCTGGTCGAGCGCATCGACCGCGACGACCTCGACGTCACGGCCGACGACATCCTGGTGCTCAAGCGCATCGGCCCCAAGGGCGCGCCCGGGATGCCGGAGGCGGGTTACATCCCCATCCCGCGCAAACTGGCCCGCTCGGGTGTGAAGGACATCGTGCGCGTCTCCGACGGCCGCATGAGCGGCACCGCCTTCGGCACCATCGTGCTGCACGTGACGCCGGAGTCGGCCGTCGGCGGCCCGCTGGCCCACGTCCGCAACGGCGACCGGATCCGCCTGAGCGTCAAGGACCGCGAGATCCGCCTGCTCGTGTCCGACGACGAACTCGCCCGGCGCGCCCTGGAATCCCCGGTGACGCCGCCGAGCGCCGAGCGCGGCTACCGCAAGCTGTTCCTGCAGGCGGTGACGCAGGCCGACCAAGGCGTGGACTTCGATTTCCTGCGCGCCGCGAAGATGGTCGGCAAGACGCCGCGCTAGGCGACCAGCGCCCGCTCCCGGGCGCCGCGCCGCGCCGCGCCAGGGCCCCGCTCAGGCGTGCGCGGCCGCGCCGCGCCGCGTGCGCCGTTCCACCGACAGCGACCACGCGAACATCCCCAGGCCGGCGATGCCCAGCAGCGCGCCGACCCAGCCGGTCGAGGTCCAGCCCAGGCCGGCCGTGATGGCCACGCCGCCGAGCCACGCGCCCAGCGCGTTGGCCATGTTGAAGGCCGAATGGTTGAGCGCGGCGGCCAGGGTCTGCGCCTCGCCGGCCACGTCCATCAGCCGGATCTGCAGGGCCGGGCCGATGGCGACGATGGTGCCGATCAGGAAGGTGCCCAGCGCCGCCGTCGCCACGTGGTGCGCCATGAAGACGAAGGCCACGAGCACCAGCACCGACCACACCAGCAGCGTGCCGATGGTCCGCATCAGCGCCTGGTCCGCCAGCCGCGCCCCCACCAGGTTGCCCGTGACCATGCCCAGCCCGAACAGCGCCAGCACGAACGGCACGCCGCCCAGGGGCATGCCCGCGACCTCCGTGAGCGTGGGCTTGATGTAGCTGAAGACCGCGAACATGCCGCCGAAGCCGATGGCCGCGATGCCCAGCGTCAGCCAGACCTGCTTGCGGCGCAGCGCGTCGAGCTCGCGCATCGGGCTGGCGCCGGGCGTGGGCGCCATGTCGGGCAGGCCCCGGCGCAGCATGACCATGGCCAGCAGCGCGATCGCGCCGACGAAGACGAAGGCCGCGCGCCAGCCGAATTCCTGCCCCAGCCAGGCCGCGATGGGCACGCCCACCAGCGTCGCCCCGGTGAGTCCCAGCATCACCAGCCCGACGGCGCGGGCGCGCTTGCCCGGCGGAGCCAGCGAGGCCGCCACCAGCGCCGCCACGCCGAAGTACGTGCCGTGCGGCAGGCCGGTCAGGAAGCGCATGAGGTTCAGCGAGAGGTAGCCCGGCGCCAGCGCCGAGGCGAAGTTGCCCAGCGCGAAGACCGCCATCAGGGCGATGAGCAGCGTGCGCCGGCGCCAGCCCGCCGCCAGCACCGCCAGCAGCGGCGCGCCCAGCACCACGCCCACGGCATAGGCGCTGATCACGTGGCCGGCCTGCGGGATGCTCACGCCGATGTCCTGGGCCACCTCGGGCAGCAGGCCCATGATGACGAATTCCCCGGTGCCCAGCGCGAAGCCCCCCACGCCCAGCGCCAGCACGGCGCGCAGCAGCGTGCGGTCGGCCTCGGCGCTGCGCGCGGGCATGGTCGAGGGATCGGCGAGGTCGTCGGAAAGGATGGGCGTGGTCATGGCGGGAGGGCGCGGGCGCGGACGGGATGCGGATGATGCCGGGCCGCGTAACGGCATGGCGGTCTAGGGGTTAACCCTGTCGATCGACCTTAACACGCACCCCTCGAAAAGGCAGCCGGCGCGCGCCCGTTTCAGGCGGGACGCCTTCGTCCCGAGGTCGCCCTGGCGCCGCCGGACCCTCGGCCGCCGGCGCGCCCGCCGGCCGCGTCAGATCGCGACGAGCTGGCGCACGCCCTGCGCTTCCATGTCCTTGCCCTGGCCGCGCGCGATGACCTCGCCGCGCTCCATCACCAGGTACTCGTCGGCCAGTTCCTGGGCGAAGTCGTAGTACTGCTCGCACAGCACGATGGCCATGTCGCCCCGGTCGGCCAGCATGCGGATGACGCGGCCGATGTCCTTGATGATGGAGGGCTGGATGCCCTCGGTGGGCTCGTCCAGGATCAGCAGCTTGGGCCCGGGCGCCAGCGCGCGGGCGATGGCGAGCTGCTGCTGCTGGCCGCCGGAGAGGTCGCCGCCGCGCCGGTGCAGCATCTGCTTCAGCACCGGGAACAGCGTGTACAGCTCGGCCGGGATCGGCGTGCCGCCGCGCTTGTAGGCCAGACCCATGCGCAGGTTCTCCTCGACCGTCAGCCGGGCGAATATCTCGCGGCCCTGCGGCACGAAGCCCATGCCGGCGCGCGCGCGTTCGTAGGGCGTCCGCTTCTGGATGGGCTGACCGTCGAACTCGATGCTGCCGCTCTTGATGGGCACCAGGCCCATGAGCGACTTCAGCAGCGTCGTCTTGCCCACGCCGTTGCGCCCGAGCAGCACCGTGACCTTGCCGAGCGTGGCCGTGAAGCTGACGTCGCGCAGGATGTGCGAGCCGCCGTAGTACTGGTGGATGTTCTTCACCGTGAGCATGGCGTGTCCTTTCGGAAGGGATGTCCCGCGCTATCGACCAAGGTACACCTCGATCACGCGTTCGTCGGCCTGCACCTCGTCCAGCGTTCCCTGCGCCAGCACCGAACCGTCGCACAGCACGGTGACGATCTCGGAGATCGTGCGGATGAAGCTCATGTCGTGCTCCACCACCATCAGCGAATGCCGGCCCTTGAGCGTGAGGAACAGCTCGGCCGTGCGGGCGGTCTCCTCGTCGGTCATGCCCGCGACCGGCTCGTCGAGCAGCAGCAGCTTGGGGTCCTGCATCAGCAGCATGCCGATCTCCAGCCACTGCTTCTGGCCGTGGCTGAGCGTGCCGGCCAGGCGCGTGACGCTGTCGGCCAGGTGGATGGTGGCGATGATCTCGGCGAGCCGGTCGCTCTGCGCCGAGTCGAGCCGGAAGCGCATCGAGCGCGCCACGCCCTTGTCGGTCTTGAGCGCCAGTTCCAGGTTCTCGAACACCGTCAGCTGCTCGAACACCGTGGGCTTCTGGAACTTGCGCCCGATGCCCAACTGCGCGATCTCGGCCTCGCGGTAGCGCAGCAGGTCGATGGTGCTGCCGAAGAACACCGTGCCCGAATCGGGCCGGGTCTTGCCGGTGATGATGTCCATCATCGTGGTCTTGCCCGCGCCGTTGGGGCCGATGATGCAGCGCAGCTCGCCCGGGGCGATGTCCAGCGACAGCTTGTTGATGGCCTTGAAGCCGTCGAAGCTCACGCACACGTCCTCCAGGTAGAGGATGCGGCCGTGCGTGACGTCGACCTCGCCCGGCGTGGCGATGCGCCCCGAGCCGGCCTCGCGCCCGCCCGATTCGGTGTTGCCCGTCGGGGCGAGCGCGCCGCCGCGTGTCGACAGGCGCTGGGCGCCCGCTTCCATCAGATCGGGCGTCATGCGCGCGCTCCCTTCGTCTCGATGCCGGCGGCGGTGGCGACGCCCGCGGGCGGCAGCGCTTCCGGTTCCATGCCCTCGCCGGCGGCCAGCGCGCGCTGCGCCTCCTGCCGGGCGTCGCCCGACGCCGCCGCGCCCTGGGCCTGGGGAGCGCGCCACTTGCGCACCAGCCCGACGATGCCCTGGGGCAGGAACAGCGTCACGGCGATGAACAGCGCGCCGAGGAAGTAGAGCCAGTACTCCGGGTACGCCACCGTCAGCCAGCTCTTGGCGCCGTTGACGATGAAGGCGCCCACGATCGGGCCGATCAGCGTGGCGCGCCCTCCCACCGCCGCCCAGATCGCGATCTCGATCGAGTTGGCCGCGCTCATCTCGCCCGGATTGATGATGCCCACCTGCGGCACGTAGAGCGCGCCGGCCACGCCGCACATCACGGCCGAGATCACCCAGATCGTCAGCTTGTAGGGCAACGGGTTGTAGCCCGAGAACATGACCCGCGTCTCGGCGTCGCGGATGGCCTGCAGCACGCGGCCGAACTTGCTCGCCACCAGCCACTTCGCGAACAGGAAGGAGGCGAGCAGCGTGAGTCCGGTGATGGCGAACAGCGTCATGCGCGTGGCCTGCGTGGCGATGGGGATGTCCAGGATGCGCTTGAAGTCGGTGAAGCCGTTGTTGCCGCCGAAGCCGGTCTCGTTGCGGAAGAACAGCAGCATCGCCGCGAAGGTCAGGGCCTGCGTGATGATCGAGAAGTACACGCCCTTGATGCGCGAGCGGAAGGCGAAGAAGCCGAACACCAGCGCGATCAGGCCCGGCACCGCGACGATCAGCACCAGCGTCATCGCGAAGCTGCCGCTGAAGGTCCAATGCCAGGGGAGCTCCTTCCAGTCGAGGAACACCATGAAGTCGGGCAGGTCGCTCTTGTAGTTGCCGTCGCGCCCGATCTGGCGCATCAGGTACATGCCCATCATGTAGCCGCCCAGCGCGAAGAACAGCCCGTGGCCGAGCGACAGGATGCCCGTGTAGCCCCAGATCAGGTCCATCGCCAGCGCGCAGATGGCGTAGCACATGATCTTGGCCGTCAGGGCCACGGCGTAGTCGCTCAGGTGGAAGGGGCTGTCCGGGCTCACCCACATGTTGAGCATCGGCGCCACCGCGCACACCGCGATCAGCGCCACGAAGAACGCGGTCCAGCCCTTGCCGCGCAGCAGCGGCCCCCTGGTCGGCAGAGTCACTGCGGCGGTCATGCTTCCCGTCCCTTCATGGCGAAGATGCCCTGGGGCCGCTTCTGGATGAACACGATGATGAACACCAGCACCGCGATCTTGGCCAGCACCGCGCCGGCCCAGCCCTCGATGAACTTGTTGAGGATGCCCAGCCCCATGGCCGCGTACACCGTGCCGGCGAGCTGGCCGACGCCGCCCATCACCACCACCATGAACGAGTCGACGATGTAGCTCTGGCCGAGGTCCGGGCCGACGTTGCCGATCTGGCTGAGCGCGCAGCCCGCCAGGCCGGCGATGCCCGAGCCCAGCGCGAAGGCATAGGTGTCGATGCGCGCCGTGTTCACGCCCATGCAGGAGGCGATCGGGCGGTTCTGCGTGACCCCGCGCACGAACAGCCCGAGCCGCGTGCGGCCGATGAGCCAGCCCATGGCCAGCAGCACCGCCACCGCGAACACGATGATGCCGATGCGGTTCCAGGGCAGCGAGACGTTGCCCAGCATGGTGAAGCCGCCGCTCATCCAGGCCGGGTTCTCCACGCCGACGTTCTGCGCGCCGAAGATCGAGCGCACCAGCTGCTGCAGCATCAGGCTGATGCCCCAGGTGGCCAGCAGCGTCTCCAGCGGGCGGCCGTACAGGAAGCGGATCACGCCGCGCTCGAGCACCGCGCCCACCAGCGCCGCGGCCAGGAACGACACCGGGATCGCGGCGAGCAGGTAGCCGCCGAACCAGGCCTCGGGCAGGTAGCGCTGGAACACGCCCTGCATCAGGTAGGTGGCGTAGGCGCCGATCATCATCAGCTCGCCGTGCGCCATGTTGATCACGCCCATCAGGCCGTAGGTGATCGCCAGGCCGAGCGCGGCGAGCAGCAGCACCGAGCCCAGGCTGATGCCGCTGAAGACGGCGTTGATGCGGTCGCCCCAGACCAGGCGGTCGTCGATGCTCCGGATCGCGGCCGTCAGCGCGGCCTTGACCTCGGCGTCGTCCTCCTTGCCCAGGCGCTCGTTGAGCAGCAGCTTGACCTCGGGGCTGCCGCTGGTGGCCAGGGCGCCGGCGGCCTCGATGCGGCGCGCGCGGTCGGCGCTGTCGAGCAGGCTGGCCGCGCGCACGCGCTCCAGCCGGGCCTTGATGGCGGGCACCTGCTCGGCGGCCAGGGCCTTCTCGATCAGCGGCAGGCGCGATTCGTCGGGCTCGTTCAGCAGCGTCTGCACGGCGTCGCCACGCACCTTCTCGTCCGCGCTCGTGAGCTGGAGCGCGGCCATCGCCGAGGCCAGCGTGCTGCGCAGCAGGTTGTTGTTGACGATGTCCTCGGCGTCGTCGGGTACCTTGGCTTCGGCGCCGGTGACGG harbors:
- the hydA gene encoding dihydropyrimidinase; its protein translation is MTDFDLVVRNARVVTASDTFDCDIGIVGGRIAQLGRALGPGAREIDAAGRTVTPGGVDAHCHLDQPMAPPARNADDFDSGTRSAACGGTTTVIPFAAQHKGQSLRAAVEDYRARAAGKAHVDYAFHLIVSDPTPEVLRDELPALIAEGFTSFKIYMTYDDMKLDDGQILDVLAVARAHGAMAMLHAENADCIEWLTRRLEAAGRTAPRFHAHARPMLVEREATHRAIALAELVDVPILIVHVSGREAVEQIRWARAHGLNVFAETCPQYLFLTAEDLGIDDSYKGAKCVCSPPPRDKANQQVIWDALTDGLFSVFSSDHAPFKYDAPEGKKPDGEEVAFRHIPNGIPGLETRMPLLWSEGVLTGRMTEHRFVELTATGPAKAYGLHPRKGTIAIGADADLVIWDEREVALSNALLHHEVDYTPYEGMTLKAWPGLTLARGEVVWDGTDFHPRRGRGELLACGLPTLMPRRR
- a CDS encoding aspartate/glutamate racemase family protein is translated as MRLLVINPNISDSVTALIEAEARRSAEPGTELTMRTAAFGVAYIETRFEALIGAYATAQLAAEHHAGHDAVIVAAFGDPGLAALREALPVPVLGMTESALATACLLGHRFSIVAISQRIQAWYREMVESHGLIGRLASIRALDRPLASIGGVQDEHADALLALCERAVREDGAEVIVLAGAPLAGLARALRGRLPVPVVDGVSSAVRHAATLVALAPGRATAGSFAPPPAKPHQGLPEAIARLLDARAPR
- a CDS encoding MFS transporter; translation: MNAATPASPPRHRTTDIPARLDRLPWSRWHWRVVIALGIAWVLDGLEVTLVGSVGSVLERPDTLGLSAAQIGGAGSLYIGGAVLGALVFGRMADRLGRKKLFLITLAVYTAASFATAFSTDFLFFAVCRFITGVGIGGEYAAINSAIDELIPARVRGRVNLAINGSFWLGAAMGAGLSLVLLDPRVLGPVWGWRVGFGLGALLALSILLIRRDVPESPRWLMAHGREAEALAVIEAIEARVAAEHGPLPPVPLAQHHAFVAGGTAPSLRRVAQVLFHRYRQRSIVALALMVSQAFFYNAIFFTYALVLTRFHGVPAGRVALYIFPFALGNVLGPLLLGPLFDRVGRRRMIALTYTLSGVGLALTGAAFMAGWLDALTQALCWSAVFFLASAAASSAYLTVSEVFPLEMRALAISLFYAVGTGAGGFAAPFLFGLLIETGSRGAVAAGYALGAVLVVAAGLIALRWGVDAERRSLEDIAPPMGSEDGSRYST
- a CDS encoding tripartite tricarboxylate transporter substrate binding protein, whose amino-acid sequence is MNLRPTRRAALLTGACLAAAARGAFAQDWPTRPVVIVVPFAAGGTTDLVARALGDQLGRSLGQPVVVENRPGAGTTLGADHVAKSRPDGHTLLMGAVHHTIAPSVYRKLPYDFTQDLAPITTVAMVPNALVVNPEFTPARNVAELVALAKASPGRLSFGSNGNGTAQHLMGMLFQSSTGTTLLHVPYKGSAPLTTDLLGGQVNMSFDSITTLTQHIATGKLRALAVTTRARTPFLPDVPTLEEAGLKGFGIETWYGVLAPAATPKPIVARLNAQMLAVIRSPEFVKRIALGGCEPLGGSVEEFEARIASETARFARIAREGNVQVE
- a CDS encoding dihydrodipicolinate synthase family protein, which produces MTHRIRGALAPVLTPFTADLAPDTERFVAHCRWLAGHGVGLAVFGTNSEAASLSTGERIALTDALLEAGVPAGRLMPGTGACALSDAVALSRHASRAGAGGLLVLPPFFFKGVSEDGVFAYYAELIERVGSGCAPIYLYHIPQFTCVPVTPALVERLLARYPGVIAGAKDSSGDWDNTRALLENFAAGGFDVFPASESLLSAALPLGAAGCISATVNVNPGGIQRLIEGWRGPEGPDLQRAADRVRQAFQGASMIPAMKHAVALHAGQPVWRTVRPPLTPLGEDAGRRLRGDLEAIGFAMPGYPRAPQET
- a CDS encoding LysR family transcriptional regulator; translated protein: MDTRYLQSFVAVVELGSMAEAARRLDLTPAAIAARVKALEADLGIALVQRSGRSVRPTEAGLGMLERARNLLREVRDLRAAADDGMSPGELRLGVFGSAMTGVLPPVLRRLYDRHPALSVLVLQGSSVELCRQVAAGALDAAIVVEPQFAIGKGCEWSLLIEEPLLVVAPRRLQGGSAHDLLARQPFIRYDRSVLGGQLADRYLRDHGIAVRQRLEIDSLMAIAAFVDQGLGVALLPDWAPMWHSGFDIVRLPLPGRAPVRRMGVVWAKQGPRATLARALLDEARALYGGPQ